One region of Methanophagales archaeon genomic DNA includes:
- a CDS encoding minichromosome maintenance protein MCM: MAQNIDLVTERWEDFLKRYCWDELVELANYYPEKRSLLVKFTDMDLYDPNLADMVLESPDVAINAATRALRAIDTPTGVTLDEANFRIIKVPRRLKIRDIRSEDIGKLVSIEGLVTKATEVRPKVVDAVFECPYCHHVFSMGQSGRQFKEPVECDQESGGCGRKAQHFKLLIEQCKFANAQKIRLQESPEELRGGELPQAIDVYLEDDITGTVTPGDRVIITGILRSYQRTTRFGKTPFFDIYLEGNSLEHKEEEFEEIKITEEDEQRIMELKDQPDVYEKLIRSIAPSIYGYEEIKEAMVLQLFAGVPKELPDDTRVRGDIHVLLVGDPGVAKSQLLTYLVKLAPRGLYTGGKSSTSAGLTAAAVKDEFGEGRWTLEAGALVLADKGIAAVDEIDKMRKEDRDALHEAMEQQTVSVAKAGIMARLNSRCGLLAAANPKYGRFDKYTPIAEQINMPPTLLSRFDLIFTMMDRPNEETDTKTAEHIIETHYAGELLAQLKNVSKIDIAEREHFEHAVAAMKPPIESDLLRKYVAWSKRNVFPVMSEGARQRFLEFYIGLRRQGYEDEEAPVPVTARQLEALIRLGEARARARLSDEITEEDADRVINIVTYCLKRVFVDPETGRLDTDWVTVGITKTKRDRARSIREIIKDLEREYGEEVPLEEVLDLAEEEGMEREKAEEIIEVMKRDGILFSPSSGIIKFVR, encoded by the coding sequence ATGGCTCAGAACATTGACCTTGTAACAGAGAGGTGGGAGGACTTTCTGAAGCGATATTGCTGGGATGAGCTTGTAGAACTCGCGAATTATTATCCAGAGAAGCGGAGTTTGCTTGTTAAGTTCACTGACATGGACCTTTATGACCCGAATCTCGCCGATATGGTGCTGGAAAGTCCTGATGTCGCCATTAATGCGGCAACAAGGGCATTACGAGCTATTGATACCCCAACAGGGGTTACACTCGATGAGGCGAACTTTCGCATAATAAAGGTACCGAGAAGGCTAAAAATCCGCGATATCAGGAGCGAGGATATAGGAAAACTCGTGAGTATAGAAGGATTGGTGACAAAAGCGACAGAGGTGCGACCCAAAGTGGTGGATGCGGTATTTGAATGCCCATACTGTCACCATGTATTCTCAATGGGGCAGAGTGGGCGGCAGTTCAAAGAGCCGGTGGAGTGCGATCAGGAGAGTGGCGGATGTGGTAGGAAGGCACAACATTTCAAACTCCTAATCGAGCAGTGTAAATTTGCAAATGCGCAGAAGATACGGCTGCAGGAGTCACCGGAGGAACTACGTGGCGGTGAATTGCCACAGGCAATTGATGTCTATCTTGAGGATGACATCACCGGTACTGTCACACCCGGTGACCGGGTCATTATTACAGGCATTCTCAGGTCTTATCAGCGGACAACCAGGTTCGGAAAGACACCTTTCTTTGATATCTATCTTGAGGGGAACTCATTGGAGCACAAGGAGGAGGAATTTGAGGAGATAAAGATAACGGAGGAAGATGAACAGAGGATAATGGAGCTGAAGGATCAGCCAGACGTTTACGAGAAGCTGATAAGGAGTATCGCACCCTCAATTTATGGCTATGAGGAGATAAAAGAGGCTATGGTACTCCAATTGTTCGCAGGTGTACCGAAGGAGCTGCCAGACGATACGCGAGTACGGGGTGATATACATGTATTGCTCGTTGGTGATCCGGGTGTGGCAAAGAGTCAATTACTGACATATCTTGTGAAGTTAGCACCTAGGGGCTTGTATACCGGTGGTAAGAGTAGCACTTCTGCGGGACTGACCGCAGCGGCAGTAAAAGATGAATTTGGGGAAGGGCGATGGACTTTAGAGGCTGGAGCTCTGGTACTCGCAGACAAGGGTATAGCAGCGGTGGATGAGATAGACAAGATGAGAAAGGAGGATAGAGATGCACTTCATGAGGCTATGGAACAGCAAACAGTATCAGTAGCGAAAGCGGGTATAATGGCACGGTTGAACTCCCGCTGTGGGCTGTTAGCTGCTGCGAACCCCAAATATGGGCGATTTGATAAGTACACCCCTATTGCAGAACAGATAAATATGCCGCCCACGCTACTATCGCGATTCGACCTCATATTCACCATGATGGATAGACCAAACGAGGAGACAGACACGAAGACCGCTGAGCATATAATCGAGACGCATTATGCAGGCGAGCTACTCGCCCAGCTTAAGAATGTAAGCAAGATAGATATAGCCGAGAGAGAGCATTTCGAGCATGCAGTGGCGGCTATGAAACCCCCAATTGAGAGTGACCTGTTAAGAAAATACGTAGCATGGAGCAAGCGGAATGTATTCCCGGTAATGAGTGAAGGAGCGAGGCAGAGATTCCTTGAATTCTATATCGGCCTCCGCAGGCAGGGCTATGAGGATGAGGAAGCACCGGTTCCTGTAACTGCGCGGCAATTAGAGGCACTGATTCGACTCGGTGAGGCGAGAGCAAGGGCGCGACTGAGCGATGAAATAACAGAGGAGGACGCTGACCGCGTGATTAATATCGTCACATACTGCCTGAAACGTGTCTTCGTTGATCCTGAGACCGGTAGGCTTGATACTGATTGGGTTACTGTGGGCATAACGAAGACTAAAAGAGACCGAGCAAGGTCAATAAGGGAAATAATAAAGGATCTGGAACGCGAATATGGAGAAGAAGTACCACTGGAGGAGGTACTTGATCTCGCGGAGGAGGAGGGAATGGAGCGGGAGAAAGCAGAAGAGATAATAGAAGTGATGAAACGGGATGGTATCCTGTTCTCTCCCTCAAGTGGTATTATTAAGTTTGTACGTTAG
- a CDS encoding AAA family ATPase, which produces MIVMMWREKYRPGSLAEIEGQDDVIDRLKSFTERKQVPNLLLWGSRGVGKTSSVLALAQELYGSHDENLFIVECRDFVEQRKKWLRADKRFRFYYDEHKSALDIFKDMIRSYAVLAPINAAFKLMAFNNADLLPVDAQQALRRIMERSSRTSRFIFITTKPSAIIPAIRSRCLNLLFQPLIKTGALDRLLLRIASQEELELTDQGLEMLKRYAGGDAGTAIDIMEAASAISNSNRIDSEEIVVVAQELRKRSNRVADLIDMALAGRYRELRAELKRLMRDEKMSGREIVEAIHDIVLQRKARLGARRLAKVMIHIGDADYKLCSAFNSMIHIEELVVRCRHFYSDSGSNSNSGF; this is translated from the coding sequence ATGATAGTGATGATGTGGCGTGAGAAATACAGACCCGGAAGCCTGGCGGAGATAGAGGGTCAGGATGACGTGATAGATAGACTAAAGAGCTTTACTGAGCGTAAACAGGTACCAAATCTGCTGCTATGGGGCTCAAGAGGTGTGGGCAAGACCTCCTCTGTATTAGCCTTAGCTCAGGAACTCTATGGCTCGCATGATGAGAACCTGTTCATTGTGGAGTGTCGCGATTTTGTTGAACAACGTAAGAAATGGCTGCGTGCTGATAAGAGGTTCAGATTCTATTATGATGAGCATAAATCAGCGCTGGACATCTTTAAAGATATGATAAGGAGCTATGCAGTGTTAGCACCTATAAATGCAGCATTCAAGCTGATGGCGTTCAACAATGCGGACTTGCTGCCTGTGGATGCTCAGCAAGCGCTCCGGAGAATAATGGAACGAAGTAGCCGCACAAGTAGATTCATATTCATCACCACGAAACCTTCTGCTATAATACCTGCTATAAGGTCAAGGTGTTTAAACCTCCTCTTCCAACCTCTAATTAAGACTGGAGCATTGGATAGATTGTTGTTGCGAATCGCCTCGCAGGAGGAGTTAGAACTTACAGACCAGGGCTTGGAGATGCTGAAGCGGTATGCAGGTGGTGATGCTGGTACCGCCATAGATATAATGGAGGCAGCATCGGCTATTTCTAACTCTAATAGGATTGATAGTGAAGAGATTGTGGTAGTGGCGCAGGAGTTGCGAAAGAGGAGCAATAGGGTGGCGGATTTGATAGATATGGCACTTGCGGGTCGCTATCGGGAACTGAGAGCGGAGTTAAAGAGGTTGATGAGGGACGAGAAGATGAGTGGCAGGGAGATTGTAGAAGCGATACACGATATAGTGCTCCAGCGAAAAGCAAGGTTAGGTGCAAGAAGATTAGCAAAGGTTATGATACACATAGGCGATGCGGATTACAAACTTTGCAGTGCTTTTAATAGCATGATACACATTGAGGAATTGGTGGTGAGATGCCGGCATTTTTACAGTGATTCCGGGAGTAATTCTAATTCCGGTTTTTAA
- a CDS encoding Zn-ribbon domain-containing OB-fold protein, whose translation MASTAKFWREQAARYNLEGTRCLNCGSYFFPPRAICPKCRRRGEIVPYNFKGTGEVVTYTTVHQAPRNLNRQIPYTLAIIRLDEGAQLLSEVICKPEEIHTGMRVRAVFRRLGEEGERGIIYYGTKFVPANVQT comes from the coding sequence ATGGCATCAACGGCAAAATTCTGGCGAGAGCAGGCAGCGCGTTATAACCTGGAGGGTACGCGGTGCTTGAACTGTGGCAGTTACTTCTTCCCGCCTCGGGCTATATGCCCGAAATGCAGGCGAAGAGGCGAGATTGTACCCTATAACTTTAAAGGTACAGGAGAGGTGGTTACTTACACGACTGTACACCAGGCCCCACGGAATCTCAATCGACAGATACCATACACCTTAGCGATAATTAGACTTGATGAGGGTGCACAGCTGCTTTCTGAAGTGATATGCAAGCCTGAAGAGATACATACCGGGATGCGTGTCCGGGCAGTATTCAGGAGATTGGGAGAAGAAGGGGAAAGGGGGATAATCTATTACGGTACGAAGTTCGTGCCCGCTAACGTACAAACTTAA